The genomic region GAACGCATTACACTGCCAGACGGAGTTTCTTTTACCTTGCTGGATGACGTGCCCAAAGGGCATAAGATTGCTGTGCATACCCTGGCACCGGGTGATGATGTGATGAAGTATGGTTTCTCCATCGGCATTGCCAAAGAGCAGATTGAGCAGGGGAGCTGGATTCATAGTCACAACTTGAAGACGGGTCTGCACGGCTTGCTTGAATATGAGTACCAACCGGGAGCACAGGTTCAGACGGATATGCCTCCGGAACATCTACGCTCATTCGATGGATATTTACGTCCTAATGGTGAAGCCGGTATCCGTAATGAAATCTGGATTGTGAATACGGTTGGGTGTATTAATAAAGTGTGTGAAGCATTGGCACGTATGGGTCAGTCCCAGTTTGGAAGTCGGGTAGATGGTGTATATCACTTTCCGCATCCATTCGGATGTTCACAGCTTGGTGATGACCTGAAATATACCCAACAGTTGCTGGCCTCCTTGGTGGAACATCCGAATGCAGGGGGCGTGCTGGTCATCGGTCTGGGCTGTGAAAACAACCAAGTAGACGAGTTCCGTGAATGTATTGCTCCGGAATACCGAGGCAAAGTACGGTTTCTCAAAGCGCAGGAAACAGATGACGAGCTTGAGGAAGGGCTTCGACTGATGGAAGAACTTGTGGAGATCGCTGAACATGAACAGCGGCAGCCGCTTCCGCTCAGTAAACTCAAAATTGGTTTGAAGTGTGGCGGTTCCGATGGTTTATCCGGTATTACAGCCAATCCGCTGGTCGGTGCAGTTGCTGATATGCTGGTGGCTGCCGGCGGTACGGCGATTCTGACGGAAGTTCCGGAGATGTTTGGTGCGGAGACGATCTTAATGAATCGGGCTGCCAATGAGCAGGTCTTTCACGATTTGGTGGACCTTGTGAATGGGTTCAAACAATATTTTGTGAACCATGGCCAGAACATCTATGAGAATCCTTCTCCTGGTAATAAGGCTGGCGGCATCACAACGCTGGAGGAAAAGTCACTTGGATGTACACAAAAGGGAGGACGTTCTTCGGTAGTCGACGTGCTGCGCTATGGTAAACGTGTAACTCAAACCGGTCTGAACATTGTAGAAGCACCGGGTAATGATCTGGTGTCTGTTACGGCACTGTCTGCAGCCGGTGCACATATTGTGCTCTTCACAACAGGGCGGGGGACTCCCTTCGGAGGTCCGGTACCTACTGTCAAGATTGCGACCCAATCCGATCTGGCGAATCGCAAAAAACACTGGATTGACTTCAACGCTGGCCAGTTGTTGGAGGGGCAGACGATGGATGAGGTGAAAGTACAGCTGTTCAGCCAACTGATTGACATTGCTTCAGGACGGTCACACACACTCAGTGAGCAGCATGGATTCCGGGAGATTGCCATATTCAAGGATGGCGTAATTCTCTAAATCCATTGTCGATGGGGGCTGTTGAACGTCTGGGTTACATTATATGGTGAACCGCAGCCAATTCCGGTTGAAATGTGCACTACAACCGGAATTGGCTTTATTTAGATTCCACGGATGCCAAGGGCTTTGGCGATGCTTGATAATGCCGCTGGTGAAGCATGTTGTTGCAGTTGAGCCACCAGCAGTTCACGCGCTTCGGCAACACTTCCTTCAAACGGCTGAATGCCGTGACGTTGCATCCAGTGACCAGCAGTCTCGTACGCAGAGCTATTCCAGGCGACTTTGCCTTCTGCGAGCCCTTCTTTTTCTTTGGTGCCACTAATCACAATGGCTGCACAGCCCTGAAGGTCGAGAAATCCACGGTCAAATGCTTTTTTGTCTTCTTTTGCTCCAAATCCTGCTTGAGAACGAAGGGCACGTCCATCGATGCCTTCCTGTTCTGCAACTAACGCATGGAGTTTGAACGCTTCACGGGACAGTATACCCGCCTCATACTGTTCCTCGATGGTTCTGGAGTCGGCAAGCAGTCGGTGTACCCAAGGGAAGTATTCACTCGAGACAAGAAGCGCTTTCTTTTTGACGAACTTTCCATATGCAGCAATGCCCTCTTCGGCCAGGCGTGAACGCCATAACCAGGGATCCAAATCATCATCCTTGTGCCAATGTTCTTTGGGGGTTAGCGATGACAGTGAAGGGTATTCGGTAAATAGGGGAGCAAGAGGCAGCAGTCCTATAGACTGGATACGCTGTACTGCTTCTTCGTACGTTACAACGGGTTCATATGTCATGATATCAGCAGACTCCTTTATGCAGTATGGTGAAGAGATTACTTGGTTGAAGCAAGGTATATCCGGCTCACTTCCTCGGCATGCTGACGAATCTCGCTGCGAAGTTGGAGAGGTTCAATCACTTCAGCTTCACGTCCCAAGCGGTAAAAGAATCGTACGGCCCAGTCCCATTCTCCTGGTGGACAAATGAATGACAATTCCCAGAGATCCTGGGCAATTTCAATCATCTTTTCGCCGATATGCTCATCCTGTTCGGCTTCAATCATCCCCCGATAACTCAGTCGCACCGTCACCCGAGTTGGCGGCTGTTCTGGAGGGATCGGGTTGCTCTGCTGTTGCTGTGCCTGTTCGTTCAGCACCTGTGTATCCTGTGGTTCGATCGCCTTGACATCGATAATTCGGTCGACCCGGAACAGACGCTGCTCACCATGTTCGATGGAATATGCTTCACAGTACCAGAAGCCGGAGGAAGCAT from Paenibacillus sp. FSL R5-0341 harbors:
- a CDS encoding altronate dehydratase family protein — protein: MNTTSTINDWIAIQPQDDVIIALRDYAKGERITLPDGVSFTLLDDVPKGHKIAVHTLAPGDDVMKYGFSIGIAKEQIEQGSWIHSHNLKTGLHGLLEYEYQPGAQVQTDMPPEHLRSFDGYLRPNGEAGIRNEIWIVNTVGCINKVCEALARMGQSQFGSRVDGVYHFPHPFGCSQLGDDLKYTQQLLASLVEHPNAGGVLVIGLGCENNQVDEFRECIAPEYRGKVRFLKAQETDDELEEGLRLMEELVEIAEHEQRQPLPLSKLKIGLKCGGSDGLSGITANPLVGAVADMLVAAGGTAILTEVPEMFGAETILMNRAANEQVFHDLVDLVNGFKQYFVNHGQNIYENPSPGNKAGGITTLEEKSLGCTQKGGRSSVVDVLRYGKRVTQTGLNIVEAPGNDLVSVTALSAAGAHIVLFTTGRGTPFGGPVPTVKIATQSDLANRKKHWIDFNAGQLLEGQTMDEVKVQLFSQLIDIASGRSHTLSEQHGFREIAIFKDGVIL